The genomic interval ATTCCGGTGAGGCTTTCCACAAGCGGTCGAGAGAAGCTCGGGTGGCCCGAGCTCCGCGGGCTCAGGAGGCACGCCGCCGCCGGGCGCGCGCCTTGCGGAGGGTGATCCGGACTCGGCGGCTGAGCCAGCCATGCTCGCGCCGCGTCTCCTCGTCGAGTCCTTTCGTCCAGGCCGCGATCATTCCGGTGCGGCCCAGATAGCCTTCGAGACGGAAAGGATCTTCGCGGGCGACCACCGGCAGGCGTCCCACGTCGTGGCGCGACATCCGTTCGACGGCTTCGACCAGGAGCTCGTCGGGGAAGGCCACGACCGCCGTGTCGCTCCCCGCTTCGAGGACGGTCTTCTCGCCGGCCGGGTGCAGGTTCAGGCTCTCAAGAAGATCACCCCGAGTGACGATTCCCGCCAGCTTCCCTTGTGATCGATCACAGGCCAGGCCTGGACCGCTGACAGGGTGGGGTCCATCCTGGTCAGCTGCCCGACCAGATCGGAAACCCGCATCGAGGAAGGAACGGTCGGCACGCTGCGCAGCATGACGTCTCCCACGAACTGGTGCTGCAGGGGGCTGACGGCATACTCGCGCATGACATGGTGACCCTTGCGCGCGACCTTCTCGGTGAGGATGGAGCGCTGATGGCTTCCGCGTGAAATTCCTCCCCTCGCGGCTCCCCCCATTGCGAGGACGATTGAGAGCTTGACCAACCGCACGCAA from Candidatus Polarisedimenticolia bacterium carries:
- a CDS encoding CBS domain-containing protein yields the protein MAFPDELLVEAVERMSRHDVGRLPVVAREDPFRLEGYLGRTGMIAAWTKGLDEETRREHGWLSRRVRITLRKARARRRRAS